A region of Methyloversatilis discipulorum DNA encodes the following proteins:
- a CDS encoding Re/Si-specific NAD(P)(+) transhydrogenase subunit alpha translates to MTTGASNDNAAASAAAPTPQRIGVPREIFPGEKRVATVPDVVAKLTKLGFGVVVETGAGDLADLSDAAYREAGASIAGSATELWSSADIVFKVRPPTADEVALMHEGQTLIGFVWPAQNPELMQQLAAKKVTVLAIDALPRTLSRAQKMDALTSMAGVSGYRAVVEAANAFGRFFNGQITAAGKVPPAKVFIAGAGVAGLAAIGAAASLGAIVRANDTRAEVADQVVSLGGEFVKVDYEEEGSGGGGYAKVMSEGFQAAQREMYAQQAREVDIIITTALIPGKPAPRLITAEMVRSMKPGSVIVDMAAEQGGNCELTEPGKAVVKHGVTIVGFTDLASRMARQSSTLYGTNLFRLTEELCKTKDGVINVNMDDDAIRGLTVIKDGEITWPAPPIAAAPKPAPKPAAAAVEKKSGHGHGPGGPMPAKTLAIIFALGALAFWAIGSFAPAAFLGHFTVFVLACFIGYMVVWNVTPALHTPLMSVTNAISSIIVIGALIQIAPPDAGANGRPDQLILWLAFAGIVLTAINMFGGFAVTRRMLAMFQK, encoded by the coding sequence ATGACTACTGGCGCATCGAACGACAACGCCGCGGCCAGCGCGGCAGCCCCCACGCCGCAGCGCATCGGCGTCCCCCGAGAGATCTTCCCGGGTGAAAAGCGCGTGGCCACCGTGCCAGACGTGGTGGCCAAACTGACAAAGCTGGGTTTTGGCGTGGTCGTGGAGACCGGCGCGGGTGATCTGGCCGACCTGTCCGATGCCGCCTACCGCGAAGCGGGCGCCAGCATCGCCGGCTCTGCGACCGAGCTGTGGAGCAGCGCCGACATCGTGTTCAAGGTGCGTCCGCCGACCGCCGACGAGGTGGCGCTGATGCACGAAGGGCAGACCCTGATCGGCTTCGTCTGGCCGGCGCAGAACCCGGAGTTGATGCAGCAGCTGGCGGCGAAAAAGGTCACCGTGCTGGCCATCGACGCGCTGCCGCGCACCCTCAGCCGCGCGCAGAAGATGGACGCGCTGACCTCCATGGCCGGCGTCAGCGGCTACCGCGCGGTGGTCGAGGCGGCCAACGCCTTCGGGCGCTTCTTCAATGGCCAGATCACCGCCGCGGGCAAGGTGCCGCCGGCCAAGGTGTTCATTGCCGGTGCCGGTGTGGCCGGCCTGGCCGCCATTGGTGCGGCGGCCAGCCTGGGCGCCATCGTGCGCGCCAACGACACCCGCGCCGAGGTGGCCGACCAGGTCGTCTCGCTGGGTGGCGAGTTCGTCAAGGTCGACTACGAGGAAGAGGGCTCGGGCGGCGGCGGCTACGCCAAGGTCATGAGCGAAGGCTTCCAGGCCGCGCAGCGCGAGATGTACGCGCAGCAGGCACGCGAGGTGGACATCATCATCACCACCGCGCTGATTCCGGGCAAGCCTGCACCCCGTCTGATCACGGCCGAGATGGTGCGCAGCATGAAGCCCGGCAGCGTGATCGTCGACATGGCGGCCGAACAGGGCGGCAACTGCGAACTCACCGAACCGGGCAAGGCCGTGGTCAAGCATGGCGTGACCATCGTCGGCTTCACCGACCTGGCCTCACGCATGGCACGCCAGTCGTCCACGCTTTATGGCACCAACCTGTTCCGCCTGACCGAAGAGCTGTGCAAGACCAAGGACGGCGTCATCAACGTCAACATGGACGACGATGCCATCCGTGGCCTGACCGTGATCAAGGACGGCGAGATCACCTGGCCGGCCCCGCCCATCGCCGCCGCTCCGAAGCCTGCGCCCAAGCCGGCCGCCGCAGCGGTTGAGAAGAAGAGCGGTCATGGGCACGGTCCCGGCGGCCCGATGCCCGCCAAGACGCTGGCCATCATCTTCGCCTTGGGGGCTCTGGCGTTCTGGGCCATCGGTTCGTTCGCGCCGGCCGCGTTCCTGGGCCACTTCACGGTGTTTGTGCTGGCCTGCTTCATCGGCTACATGGTGGTCTGGAACGTCACGCCCGCGCTGCACACGCCGCTGATGAGCGTGACCAACGCCATTTCCAGCATCATCGTCATAGGTGCGCTGATCCAGATCGCGCCACCTGATGCCGGTGCGAACGGTCGACCAGACCAGCTCATCCTCTGGCTCGCCTTCGCCGGCATCGTGCTGACCGCGATCAACATGTTCGGCGGCTTTGCCGTGACGCGCCGCATGCTGGCGATGTTCCAGAAGTAA
- a CDS encoding FAD-linked oxidase C-terminal domain-containing protein: MSALPQAHEATAVPPPGSTDRPALIAELARVLPDDCLISDLGRLRAYECDGLMLMREMPLAVALPTTEAQVVAVLRTCHRLGVPVVPRGAGTGLSGGATPHKLGVVLSTARLNRIVSVDRLAQQAVVQPGVRNLAVSEAAAPYGLYYAPDPSSQIACSIGGNVAENSGGVHCLKYGLTVHNVLRVRMVTMAGEVMEIGSAAPDSPGYDLLAVTIGSEGLLGVVTEVTVKLVPKPRVARCVLAAFDDIRRAGQAVADIIAAGIIPAGLEMMDQATAAAVEQFVHAGYPLDAAAILLCESDGTEEEVQDEIARVRALLDTAGATEIRISSDEAERLRFWAGRKAAFPAAGRIAPDYYCMDGTIPRKRLAEMLEAMEVMAKKYGLGLLNVFHAGDGNLHPLILFDSNDPDSVHRAEAFGVEILELSVALGGTITGEHGVGLEKINQMCSQFAADELDMFHRVKAAFDPAGLMNPGKAVPTLHRCAEMGRMHVHHGELPHPELPRF, from the coding sequence ATGAGCGCTCTGCCACAGGCCCACGAAGCCACTGCTGTTCCGCCCCCCGGAAGTACCGACCGCCCGGCCCTGATCGCCGAACTGGCGCGTGTGCTGCCGGACGACTGCCTGATCTCCGACCTCGGCCGTTTGCGCGCCTACGAGTGCGACGGCCTGATGCTGATGCGGGAGATGCCGCTGGCGGTCGCGCTGCCGACCACCGAAGCGCAGGTGGTCGCGGTGCTGCGCACCTGTCACCGCCTTGGCGTGCCGGTGGTGCCGCGCGGCGCCGGCACCGGCCTGTCAGGCGGGGCGACGCCGCACAAGCTGGGCGTGGTGCTGTCGACCGCGCGCCTGAACCGCATCGTGTCGGTCGACCGCCTCGCCCAGCAGGCGGTCGTGCAGCCGGGCGTGCGCAATCTTGCGGTGTCGGAGGCGGCGGCGCCTTACGGTCTCTACTACGCGCCCGACCCGTCGTCGCAGATCGCCTGCAGCATCGGCGGCAACGTGGCCGAGAACTCGGGCGGCGTGCACTGCCTGAAGTACGGACTGACCGTGCACAACGTGCTGCGCGTGCGCATGGTGACGATGGCGGGCGAGGTGATGGAAATCGGCAGCGCCGCGCCGGACAGCCCGGGCTACGACCTGCTGGCCGTGACCATCGGCTCCGAAGGCCTGCTCGGCGTGGTGACCGAAGTGACGGTGAAGCTGGTGCCCAAGCCGCGCGTGGCGCGCTGCGTGCTGGCTGCTTTCGACGACATTCGCCGCGCCGGTCAGGCGGTGGCCGACATCATCGCCGCCGGCATCATCCCGGCCGGCCTCGAAATGATGGACCAGGCCACGGCGGCAGCGGTCGAGCAGTTCGTGCACGCCGGCTACCCGCTCGACGCGGCGGCCATCCTGCTGTGCGAATCGGACGGCACCGAAGAGGAGGTGCAGGACGAGATCGCCCGCGTACGTGCGCTGCTCGACACCGCGGGTGCAACCGAAATCCGCATCTCCAGCGACGAGGCCGAGCGCCTGCGCTTCTGGGCCGGCCGCAAGGCGGCCTTCCCGGCGGCGGGGCGCATCGCGCCCGACTACTACTGCATGGACGGCACCATCCCGCGCAAGCGGCTGGCCGAAATGCTGGAGGCGATGGAGGTCATGGCGAAGAAGTACGGCCTGGGCCTGCTCAACGTGTTCCACGCCGGCGACGGCAACCTGCATCCGCTCATCCTGTTCGATTCGAACGACCCGGATTCGGTGCACCGCGCCGAAGCTTTCGGCGTCGAAATCCTGGAACTGTCGGTGGCGCTGGGCGGCACCATCACCGGCGAACACGGCGTGGGGCTGGAGAAGATCAACCAGATGTGCAGCCAGTTCGCCGCCGACGAACTCGACATGTTCCATCGCGTGAAGGCGGCCTTCGACCCGGCCGGCCTGATGAATCCGGGCAAGGCGGTGCCGACGCTGCACCGCTGTGCCGAAATGGGCCGCATGCACGTGCATCACGGCGAACTGCCGCATCCCGAACTGCCGCGTTTCTGA
- a CDS encoding PP2C family protein-serine/threonine phosphatase produces the protein MALKLDSCVAQHIGDRKEQQDRAAVFPHSRHKGMLMAVLADGMGGHSGGAMAAEQVVHKARENFESFAPAIESPHELLRSVVEESHVVIKLTRFTSEQDPHSTACVLLMNGGRADWAHCGDSRIYHFRDDKLVSCSKDHSLVGELMRQGRLDEEGAKTHPQRNLLLHCLGAQKEPLIDFGGTDTLSDGDTFVICSDGLWAYFSDEEMGGVLSVYSAREAAEVFIKRARERGRPTGDNVSLIIIKLVDVEARQKAEKERLDAARRKLGKLPA, from the coding sequence ATGGCGCTCAAACTAGACAGCTGCGTCGCGCAGCACATCGGCGATCGCAAGGAACAGCAGGATCGCGCAGCGGTTTTTCCGCATTCCCGTCACAAGGGCATGCTGATGGCCGTGCTCGCCGACGGCATGGGCGGCCACAGCGGCGGCGCGATGGCGGCCGAGCAGGTCGTGCACAAGGCGCGCGAGAACTTCGAGAGCTTTGCCCCGGCGATCGAATCGCCGCACGAGCTGCTGCGCAGCGTGGTCGAGGAATCGCACGTCGTCATCAAGCTCACCCGCTTCACGTCCGAACAGGATCCGCATTCCACTGCCTGCGTGCTGCTGATGAACGGTGGCCGTGCCGACTGGGCGCATTGCGGCGATTCGCGCATCTATCATTTCCGTGACGACAAGCTGGTCAGCTGCAGCAAGGATCATTCGCTGGTCGGCGAACTGATGCGTCAGGGCCGCCTCGACGAAGAGGGCGCCAAGACGCACCCGCAGCGCAACCTGCTGCTGCATTGCCTCGGTGCGCAGAAGGAGCCGTTGATCGACTTCGGCGGCACCGACACGCTGTCCGATGGTGACACCTTTGTCATCTGCTCCGACGGGCTGTGGGCCTACTTCTCCGACGAGGAAATGGGCGGCGTGCTGTCGGTATACTCGGCGCGCGAGGCGGCCGAGGTGTTCATCAAGCGCGCACGCGAACGTGGCCGCCCGACCGGCGACAACGTGTCGCTGATCATCATCAAGCTGGTGGACGTCGAAGCCCGCCAGAAAGCCGAAAAAGAACGCCTCGACGCTGCCCGGCGCAAGCTCGGCAAACTTCCCGCCTGA
- the glcE gene encoding glycolate oxidase subunit GlcE, whose protein sequence is MTHTFHAVLREQVLEAAAHGRALRPHGSGSKDFLAQSLAGVPLDMRGAQGVIAYEPSELYITAHAGTRLSAIESLLAEHSQMLAFEAPHFGAHATLGGAVASGLSGPRRISAGSLRDFVLGVTLMDGQGRVLRFGGQVMKNVAGFDVSRLIAGSFGTLGLLLEVTLKVLPRPQAEQTRMLALDEAQALTRMREWGAQPLPVSATAWLDGRLAVRLSGAQTALDAAVRNVGGDLIDAAEAAALWQSMREQTHDFFAGDTPLWRLSLPPLTPVLPLDGARLIEWSGMQLWLRSELDADTLRHAVKAVGGHATLFRGGRAVDRARGVFEPLAPEVMAVHRRLKQAFDPSGVFSPGRLYAEL, encoded by the coding sequence ATGACCCACACTTTTCATGCAGTGCTGCGCGAGCAGGTGCTGGAGGCGGCCGCGCACGGTCGCGCGCTGCGCCCGCACGGCAGTGGCTCCAAGGACTTTCTCGCCCAGTCTCTCGCCGGCGTGCCGCTGGACATGCGCGGCGCCCAGGGTGTGATCGCCTACGAACCGTCCGAGCTCTACATCACGGCACACGCCGGTACCCGTCTGTCGGCCATCGAAAGCCTGCTGGCCGAGCATAGCCAGATGCTGGCGTTCGAGGCGCCGCACTTCGGTGCCCACGCCACGTTGGGCGGCGCCGTCGCCAGCGGACTGTCCGGGCCGCGCCGCATCAGTGCCGGCAGCCTGCGCGACTTCGTGCTCGGAGTGACCTTGATGGACGGCCAGGGCCGGGTGCTGCGCTTCGGTGGCCAGGTGATGAAGAACGTCGCCGGCTTCGACGTATCGCGCCTGATCGCCGGCAGCTTCGGCACCCTGGGCCTTCTGCTGGAGGTGACGCTGAAGGTGCTGCCGCGCCCGCAGGCGGAACAGACGCGCATGCTCGCGCTCGACGAGGCGCAGGCGCTGACCCGCATGCGCGAGTGGGGCGCCCAGCCGCTTCCGGTGTCGGCGACGGCCTGGCTGGACGGTCGGCTGGCGGTTCGACTGTCCGGCGCGCAGACCGCGCTCGACGCGGCCGTACGCAACGTCGGCGGCGATCTGATCGATGCGGCGGAGGCGGCTGCGCTGTGGCAGTCGATGCGCGAACAGACGCACGACTTCTTCGCCGGCGATACGCCTCTGTGGCGCCTGTCGCTGCCGCCGCTGACGCCGGTGCTGCCGCTCGACGGCGCCCGCCTGATCGAGTGGAGCGGCATGCAGCTCTGGCTGCGTAGCGAGCTCGATGCCGACACGCTGCGTCACGCGGTGAAAGCGGTCGGCGGTCACGCAACGCTGTTCCGCGGCGGCCGTGCCGTCGATCGGGCGCGTGGCGTGTTCGAGCCGCTGGCGCCTGAGGTGATGGCGGTGCACCGCCGCCTGAAGCAGGCTTTCGACCCGTCCGGCGTGTTCAGCCCCGGACGCCTGTACGCTGAACTGTGA
- the pntB gene encoding Re/Si-specific NAD(P)(+) transhydrogenase subunit beta translates to MSQSLATVAYLGAAILFILSLGGLSNPESSRRGNLYGMVGMALAVLATVFGPRVSPAGIPWIVGALVVGGSVGLYAAKAVKMTQMPELVALMHSLVGLAACLVGFASYVDTSLQLEGAEKAIHEVEIYLGILIGAVTFSGSLIAFGKLNGKIGGKPLLLPARHWLNLIALLVVIWYGREFIRAESVADGMTPLIIMTVLALLFGIHMVMAIGGADMPVVVSMLNSYSGWAAAATGFMLSNDLLIVTGALVGSSGAILSYIMCNAMNRNFISVIAGGFGSGAGAPAAKADGAAAEPQGEVTPVSATETAEMLREAKNVIIVPGYGMAVAQAQHTVFEITRTLREKGVNVRFGIHPVAGRMPGHMNVLLAEAKVPYDIVFEMDELNEDFPDTDVAMVIGANDIVNPAAQDDPTSPIAGMPVLEVWKARTSIVMKRSMASGYAGVDNPLFYKDNNRMLFGDAKKMLDEILVALKG, encoded by the coding sequence ATGTCCCAAAGCCTTGCCACGGTGGCCTACCTCGGAGCCGCCATCCTGTTCATCCTCAGTCTGGGCGGCCTGTCCAACCCGGAATCGTCGCGCCGCGGCAATCTGTACGGCATGGTCGGCATGGCGCTGGCCGTGCTCGCCACGGTCTTCGGGCCGCGCGTTTCACCCGCCGGCATTCCCTGGATCGTCGGCGCGCTGGTGGTGGGCGGCAGCGTCGGCCTTTACGCCGCGAAAGCGGTCAAGATGACCCAGATGCCCGAGCTGGTCGCGCTGATGCACAGCCTGGTCGGTCTGGCCGCTTGCCTGGTCGGCTTCGCCAGCTATGTCGACACGTCGCTTCAACTCGAAGGTGCCGAGAAAGCCATCCACGAAGTCGAAATCTACTTGGGCATCCTCATCGGTGCGGTCACCTTCTCAGGTTCGCTGATTGCCTTCGGCAAGCTCAACGGAAAGATCGGCGGCAAGCCCCTGCTGCTGCCGGCGCGCCACTGGCTCAACCTGATCGCGCTGCTTGTGGTGATCTGGTACGGCCGCGAGTTCATCCGTGCCGAAAGCGTCGCCGACGGCATGACCCCGCTGATCATCATGACGGTGCTGGCGCTGCTGTTCGGCATCCACATGGTGATGGCCATCGGGGGAGCCGACATGCCGGTGGTCGTGTCCATGCTCAACAGCTACTCCGGCTGGGCGGCAGCCGCCACCGGCTTCATGCTCAGCAACGACCTGCTGATCGTCACCGGTGCGCTGGTCGGTTCATCGGGCGCCATCCTGTCCTACATCATGTGCAACGCGATGAACCGCAACTTCATCAGCGTGATCGCCGGTGGCTTCGGCAGTGGCGCAGGCGCGCCGGCCGCCAAGGCCGACGGCGCGGCCGCCGAGCCCCAGGGCGAGGTGACGCCCGTCAGCGCCACCGAGACCGCCGAGATGCTGCGCGAGGCCAAGAACGTGATCATCGTTCCCGGCTACGGCATGGCCGTCGCCCAGGCCCAGCACACGGTGTTCGAGATCACCCGCACCCTGCGCGAGAAGGGCGTGAACGTGCGCTTCGGCATTCACCCCGTGGCCGGCCGCATGCCAGGCCACATGAACGTGCTGCTGGCCGAAGCCAAGGTGCCCTACGACATCGTCTTCGAAATGGACGAACTCAACGAGGACTTTCCGGACACCGACGTGGCCATGGTCATCGGCGCCAACGACATCGTCAACCCGGCCGCGCAGGACGACCCGACCAGCCCGATCGCCGGCATGCCGGTGCTCGAAGTCTGGAAGGCCCGCACCAGCATCGTCATGAAGCGCTCCATGGCCAGCGGCTACGCGGGCGTGGACAACCCGCTGTTCTACAAGGACAACAACCGCATGCTGTTCGGCGACGCCAAGAAGATGCTCGACGAGATCCTGGTGGCGCTCAAGGGTTGA
- a CDS encoding NAD(P)(+) transhydrogenase (Re/Si-specific) subunit beta, whose protein sequence is MNDVVNPVARTDKTSPIYGMPILNADKAQYVIVIKRGKGAGCSGIENALFFEDNCCLCYGSAQGGVAEMIDHIKALS, encoded by the coding sequence GTGAACGACGTGGTGAACCCGGTCGCCCGCACCGACAAGACCAGCCCGATCTACGGCATGCCGATTCTCAATGCCGACAAGGCGCAGTACGTCATCGTGATCAAGCGCGGCAAGGGCGCCGGTTGTTCCGGCATCGAGAACGCGCTGTTCTTCGAGGACAACTGCTGCCTCTGCTACGGCTCGGCACAGGGCGGGGTGGCGGAAATGATCGACCATATCAAGGCCCTCAGCTGA
- the glcF gene encoding glycolate oxidase subunit GlcF translates to MQTGLADFIRNTPEGDAADTLLRKCVHCGFCNATCPTYQLLGDELDGPRGRIYLMKQMLEGEVPADTVLPHLDRCLTCRNCESTCPSGVRYSELVDIGRAVAERRAKRPLAQRAKRWLLREGLSRPAVFNTALALGRLAKPLLPASLAAKVADARSAGAWPPVRHQRRMLVLAGCVQPTLMPDVNAAAARVLDLLGISLVEIARAGCCGALRFHLNDQDGGRQDMRALIDAWWPAIERGDVEAIVMTASGCGSTVREYGHLLADDPQYAERAAKVAAMTRDLSEILAAERVQIEGLFAAGAAVRRPLAYHPPCSLQHGQQVRGHAEALLRAAGYDLKPVSDSHLCCGSAGSYSLLQPALATTLRDNKLRALQTEQPAGIASANVGCIAHLQTGTATPVRHWIEWLDQALT, encoded by the coding sequence ATGCAGACCGGACTGGCCGATTTCATCCGCAACACCCCCGAAGGCGACGCTGCCGACACCCTGTTGCGCAAGTGTGTGCACTGTGGTTTCTGCAACGCCACCTGTCCCACCTACCAGCTGCTGGGCGACGAACTCGACGGCCCGCGCGGCCGCATCTACCTGATGAAGCAGATGCTCGAAGGCGAGGTGCCGGCCGACACCGTGCTGCCTCACCTCGACCGCTGCCTCACCTGCCGCAACTGTGAATCGACCTGTCCGTCCGGCGTGCGCTACAGCGAACTGGTCGATATCGGTCGCGCGGTGGCGGAGCGACGGGCGAAGCGCCCGCTGGCGCAGCGCGCGAAGCGCTGGCTGTTGCGCGAGGGGCTGTCGCGTCCGGCGGTGTTCAACACCGCACTGGCGCTCGGTCGGCTCGCCAAGCCGCTGCTGCCGGCGTCGCTGGCGGCCAAGGTGGCCGACGCGCGCAGCGCCGGCGCCTGGCCGCCGGTGCGCCATCAGCGCCGCATGCTGGTGCTGGCCGGCTGCGTGCAGCCGACGCTGATGCCGGATGTGAATGCCGCGGCGGCGCGCGTGCTCGACCTGCTCGGCATTTCGCTGGTCGAGATCGCGCGCGCCGGCTGCTGTGGCGCGCTGCGTTTCCACCTGAACGACCAGGACGGCGGCCGCCAGGATATGCGTGCGCTGATCGACGCCTGGTGGCCGGCGATCGAGCGCGGCGACGTCGAGGCCATCGTGATGACGGCTTCCGGCTGCGGCAGCACAGTGCGCGAGTACGGCCATCTGCTGGCCGACGATCCGCAGTACGCGGAGCGCGCGGCGAAGGTGGCGGCGATGACCCGCGATCTGTCGGAAATCCTGGCGGCCGAGCGCGTACAGATCGAAGGGTTGTTCGCCGCCGGCGCTGCCGTGCGCCGGCCGCTCGCCTACCACCCGCCCTGTTCGCTGCAGCACGGCCAGCAGGTGCGCGGTCACGCCGAGGCGTTGTTGCGCGCTGCCGGCTACGACCTGAAGCCGGTCAGTGACAGCCATCTCTGCTGTGGCTCGGCCGGCAGCTATTCGCTGCTGCAGCCGGCGCTGGCGACGACCTTGCGCGACAACAAGCTGCGCGCGCTGCAGACCGAACAGCCGGCCGGCATCGCCAGTGCCAACGTTGGCTGCATCGCCCACTTGCAGACCGGCACCGCGACGCCGGTGCGCCACTGGATAGAGTGGCTCGACCAGGCGCTCACCTAG
- a CDS encoding glycerate kinase type-2 family protein: protein MSTPEPKDFLNKLFQAAFDAANPDLCVPANLPPPPKGRTIVVGAGKAAASMALAVEKNWSGDLSGLVVTRYGHGAPCQRIEVVEASHPVPDAAGQQAAKRILDKVQGLSEDDLVIALISGGGSALLSAPAEGLTLEDKQAVNRALLASGAAIQEMNCVRKHLSSMKGGRLAQAAYPARVFTLVISDVPGDDPAVVASGPTVPDTTTREDALAIIRRYNIEVPAAVMAWLAKPESETPKADDQRLARCETRVISTAQASLLAAAEVARAHGVTPLVLGDMIEGESSDAGKVLAGIAKACAINGTPVQPPCVLLSGGETTVTLGQIKPGQKPRGGRNSEFLLSLAIALDGMKGIHAVSGDTDGIDGSEDNAGAIVTDDTLARARAAGIDARAMLDLHDAYGFFLGIDDLIVTGPTLTNVNDFRAIYVEKKV from the coding sequence GTGAGTACCCCCGAACCGAAAGATTTCCTGAACAAGCTGTTCCAGGCGGCGTTCGACGCTGCCAACCCCGACCTCTGCGTGCCGGCCAACCTGCCGCCGCCGCCCAAGGGCCGCACCATCGTCGTCGGCGCCGGCAAGGCCGCGGCGTCGATGGCACTGGCGGTCGAGAAGAACTGGTCGGGCGATCTGTCCGGCCTGGTGGTAACCCGCTACGGCCACGGCGCGCCGTGCCAGCGCATCGAGGTGGTCGAGGCGTCGCACCCGGTGCCCGATGCGGCCGGTCAGCAGGCGGCGAAGCGCATTCTCGACAAGGTGCAGGGCCTGAGCGAGGACGATCTGGTGATCGCCCTGATTTCCGGTGGCGGCTCGGCGCTGCTGTCGGCGCCGGCCGAAGGCCTGACGCTGGAAGACAAGCAGGCAGTCAACCGCGCGCTGCTGGCCAGCGGCGCGGCGATCCAGGAAATGAATTGCGTGCGCAAGCACCTGTCGTCGATGAAGGGCGGCCGGCTGGCGCAGGCCGCCTATCCGGCGCGCGTGTTCACGCTGGTCATTTCCGACGTGCCGGGCGACGACCCGGCGGTGGTCGCCTCCGGCCCGACGGTGCCGGACACCACCACGCGCGAGGACGCGCTGGCCATCATCCGCCGCTACAACATCGAAGTGCCGGCGGCCGTGATGGCCTGGCTGGCGAAGCCGGAATCGGAAACGCCGAAGGCCGACGATCAGCGACTGGCGCGCTGCGAAACCCGCGTGATCTCGACCGCCCAGGCTTCGCTGCTGGCGGCGGCCGAAGTGGCGCGCGCGCACGGCGTGACGCCGCTGGTGCTGGGCGACATGATCGAAGGCGAATCGAGCGACGCCGGCAAGGTGCTGGCCGGCATCGCCAAGGCCTGCGCGATCAACGGTACGCCGGTGCAGCCGCCCTGCGTGCTGCTGTCGGGCGGTGAAACCACGGTCACGCTGGGCCAGATCAAACCGGGTCAGAAGCCGCGCGGCGGCCGCAACTCCGAATTCCTGCTGTCGCTGGCCATCGCGCTGGACGGCATGAAGGGCATCCACGCGGTGTCGGGCGACACCGACGGCATCGACGGCAGCGAGGACAACGCCGGTGCCATCGTCACCGACGACACGCTGGCCCGCGCCCGCGCCGCCGGCATCGACGCCCGCGCGATGCTGGACCTGCACGACGCCTACGGTTTCTTCCTCGGCATCGACGACCTCATCGTGACCGGCCCGACGCTGACCAACGTTAACGACTTCCGCGCCATCTACGTCGAAAAGAAGGTCTGA
- a CDS encoding HDOD domain-containing protein has translation MQQAAVHAPEVIDAVLESSAVLLPPKPRLLQDIENLMRNPDFEVAFLAESISRDPGVLAALFKVCRSPAYRRGRAPANAEQVLMVVGLDQTINLVRGISIRQAAGGPGPQMERFWQRCETIASLASQIAGERVAVCNVFPDQAYLAAMFHDCGVPLLTQRFADYWTTLNLDEESYWVDTGLENVRFRLDHATVGYWVARNWGLPELIVQAIRYHHEMPEDDTYGLRSTIGIVALATHIYLRNKGLPDPIWSMRSGEVLQELGIHASALDEYIDEINEHHVSFSM, from the coding sequence ATGCAGCAAGCTGCCGTACACGCGCCCGAGGTGATCGACGCAGTCCTCGAGTCATCCGCCGTCCTCCTTCCACCCAAGCCCCGACTGCTGCAGGACATCGAAAACCTGATGCGCAACCCGGATTTCGAGGTTGCCTTCCTGGCCGAGAGCATTTCGCGCGACCCGGGTGTGCTGGCCGCGCTGTTCAAGGTGTGCCGCTCGCCCGCCTACCGGCGCGGACGGGCGCCCGCCAATGCGGAACAGGTGCTGATGGTGGTCGGCCTCGACCAGACCATCAATCTCGTGCGCGGCATTTCGATCCGGCAGGCGGCAGGCGGTCCGGGGCCGCAGATGGAGCGCTTCTGGCAACGCTGCGAAACGATTGCCAGCCTGGCCTCGCAGATCGCCGGCGAACGCGTCGCCGTGTGCAATGTGTTTCCCGATCAGGCCTATCTGGCCGCCATGTTCCACGACTGCGGCGTGCCGCTGCTGACGCAGCGCTTCGCCGACTACTGGACGACGCTGAACCTGGACGAGGAGTCCTACTGGGTCGACACCGGGCTGGAGAACGTCCGCTTCCGTCTCGATCACGCGACGGTCGGCTACTGGGTCGCCCGCAACTGGGGGCTGCCTGAGCTGATCGTGCAGGCCATCCGCTATCACCACGAAATGCCGGAGGACGACACCTACGGCCTGCGCAGCACGATAGGCATCGTCGCGCTGGCGACGCACATCTATCTGCGCAACAAGGGCCTGCCGGATCCGATCTGGAGCATGCGTTCGGGCGAAGTGCTGCAGGAACTGGGCATACACGCGAGCGCGCTCGACGAGTACATCGACGAGATCAACGAACACCACGTGAGCTTCTCGATGTGA